CCCCCAACATGGAGCTTTGGGGGCAAAACCTTTACCCGATTCATGGAGGTTTATTACAAAACTTCTTACCACAAAGACAAAGGTTCCTTACAAGGGCTCTTTTTCCTCCTAagggtttttcccactgggtttttccttgggaagttttaatgaggctctcgCTTGGTGTGCATCTTTTAGGGCGGGTTTGGTGCTGTTCTTATGATACTGTTCTTGTATCTTTTTGTTTCTCCTACCATGAGAAGGATGTTCTGATGCTCATTTTTATCATGTTAATAAAGCttcttgttaaaaaaaaaaaacttattgatgtgcacaaataaatatattttaaaaacaaaGTGATACTACTAAATTTTGAAACATTTGCAAAAGAAGAATTCAATCCTACTAGAAgcatgaaaaaaattatttttttatatactcATCAATATTTAAAAAAGTTCAATATTTGAACTCTAATAAAATTGCAAGGTTTAacttttttaacattttttttttgaacttttttttaaacattttcaTGTTTTGTAATTTAGTTTACTTAAGTATATATTgacattttatattttattttgtttaaaattTATACATTTTCTACTTGTcaaaaaaatgaacaaaatgTAATTTTGAACACTACCATAAGCGGTTTATCTAGCATTATAAAATCTAGCAATGTCACTATATTTCTAAATCTATATTTAATGGTGCGCTATATATCAAAAATTAATCAATAGGTTAGTTGTAGAGGACTTTGTTATTAGCATTAATCTTGGGTGAAGGATCACTTTCGTCTCTAAACTTACATGTGTCGGACATTTTAGTCTCTATTCTTTCAAAATGATCGTTGTCCCTAATGTTTAAAAACGTCGATCATGTTCGTCCCTGGGTTTGATCCCGTTAGTGAACAGTAACGGTCAGGTGATTTGACACGTTATGGGCCCAAGTTGACTTTCCACGTGGTTTTAAatattaagaatttttttaaaaaaatttaaaaacttcaatttagtccttggccaaaatccccaaatcagaaaagcttcaatctcttcatcatcttcttccttatcATAATCTTACccagaaaaaataattgaacatgataaaaactctctttttctttatcaTCTCATTCATGAACcaaatcataaaaataaaaaataagataagATGAATAGTTGATTTAGTAATTCAATATAATGAACCCCTTTCTCATGGTTCTGTTCAAGCTTCCTTTCTATTTGCACCAGTGCATATCGtaaacaaacaaaagaaaatccaaaCCAAAGCTCTCAAAtcaaagaaaaacaaacacacGAAGAAGATAGCTAAGAGAAGGGATTTGGAATTCGCACCCTAAgcattagatttcccaccccactTAATAGTGGAGAAATACATAAATGCCCCTGCGTGTTTTACTCCGGGAAATAAAATGTCGGACTGATATGAAAGTTAATATTCTGGATTCTTTCATTTAAGAACATAGCACGGGTTCACGTTAAGTCATCTGGTTAGGGGGTCCGGAAGTTAAACTCCTGAACTAATTCGGAATATAAACTTCTGAACATTGGAAAACTCCTAGGGTGCGAAATTCACTTTTGTAGTTCGGAACATAATATACCGAATTAGTTCGGGAGTTTATGTTCCAAACACATATCAGACTAGTTATTTTGCTAATATTAGATTATGGACTATTTGTAACTTTTCAAATGCTTGACCTCAGGATTATGTATGTTATTTTGCTTCACTTCAAGATTATAAACTCATGTTATTTTGCTTCAATTGAATTACAAGCAAATGTTTATCGGCATTAAGTGATTCGACAAATTAATTCCCGAATTGGTTTGGGAATTTAAATTCCGAACTAATTCAGAAGTTAAACTACCGTATTTTGAGACGGTAGTACATGAAACTTATGTGCATCACGTGATTCGGGAATTCAACTTTCGAACTCGATCCGAGAAAATAAGTACCGAAAGGCACTTCTgccatttattttaataaagttGGGGTGCTAAATCCATTGGTTGGGGTGGGAATTCCAAATCCCCTAAGAGAAAGGTACATGAAAAATGAATACCCGTTATTAATGAAAACCAGATACAAATGAAAGTTCCTTTACTTGATTTGAGCAAAAATCACAACAACCCAGTATGTAAATTGACAATCAGACGAGAATTTCCATGGTTTTGAGGCAAAGTGTCTTCACTTCAGACTCCTTCAGAGGCTCGTACCTCTTCAACTGCTCTATTTGCCTATCTAGGTCAGACAACACTCTATCTTTGCAATTTCTTCCTTCAATCTCTGAGTTCACTGCTTCAATTCAATTCGTGTTTTGTTGCATCTTCAAACCTAGAAAAAAgctcaaacccagaaaaatcccaaacccagaaaaaaaaaaaaaactcaaagcaaatgaagaagatgatgatggtggtgacgTGTAATGGGATAATCATGTTCAGATCGCGCTTTCCTTGAACCAGAACTTTATGTCATTCTTCCTCTGCTCCCAAATGGGTACTGCTGAATCGGTGAATGGAGATGAGGGGAGGAAGGAGGAAGGAAGCAAGAGAAGCAGATGCACAAATTGAAGTATTCTAGGGTTCTTACTCTCAAGGACTAACTTGAAGCTTCTAAGTTTCCCCTAAACGTTTAAATTCCACGTGGAAAGTCCACATGTGCACATAACGTGCCAAATCACCTTGGTCGTTACCGTTCACTAACGGGATCGAACTCAAGGACGAACGTGATCGATGTTTTTAAACATTAGGGACCACGAAAGACATTTCAAAAGAATAGGGACTAAAATGTCCGACACCTAGAActttagggacgaaagtgaccaTTCATCCCTTTAATCTTATTGGGTTCAAATCTTAATTGGtaaattttataatattttaagatGAATTTTCAGCAATGTCATTGTGAATGAGCTATATATTAAATTATGCACCATAATAAAGACAAAGCTCCTAGCCTACCGGTAAAGTTTGAGCTCCTTAAGCACCATGATGGGGTTCGAACCTTACCTtgaacattttcaaatttctcttctcatttccacgTCAGCACCCCAAGGGCCCACCTGATGAGGTGGCAAATGTTCACATCAGCCTCTGTTTATTGAGTGACATTTTTTTAATGAACTTTGACGACATAGACTAAAACAtcaatattatttttcatttgagggtgtttttcaaagaaaaatatttatggGGACCTAAACCAAAAAAGCCCTAAAATAGAGGGACCTTTAACATATTTAAaccttttaaaaataattactgtgttaatattgtatttaataattattaatgacatttttctaaaataattaatgtactaatattgcatttaatagttattaatgatattttccaaaataattaatgtgttaatatttcatttaaggattattaattacatttttccaatataattaatgtattaatattgcatttaatggTTATTAATgactttaaaataattaataaaatttcttaattaatttttgttcTTATTGAAATTGAGCACCACTTAAAGTGACAAGCTTCACAAAGAAGTTGTGTCTATTCAAAATTTGAGCCTTCAATTTGCTTATTTGATAATTCGTTTACAGCTCGACAAAATAATGTTATGATCAAAATTGCAAAACACACAAATCCTATCCTATACTCTacactatttttttaaacaaaaaagtgTACACTCCGACAAGTGTACGTCACCCACTCagttttatgtttttctttatAAGCTTTCTCCATCATATTATAATTAGTAGATAGATGatgtaatatttttattttctaattttttagtaatttaaatattaagtaatttcatattttgaaaataattaatgttttaatattgcctttaatagttattaatgattagaataattaacaaaagtcaattgtgacttttttcaaaaataactattgtagtaatttgatatttaatgatttttaataacattagaataattaataaaaataaattgtgACTTTAAATATTAACTAAttccatattttttaaaaataataaatgtattaatattgcatttaataattattaatgacattaaattaattaaaaaaatttaattgtaGCTTTTTTCCGAAAATAActattgtattaatttgacatttaatgagaaATAACAATCTTatctatttcaatttttataaatactaaAAATTACGATAAAGTGGATATAAATCAATAGTCAGAAAGcaatatgtttaattttattaattatcatACTATAACATTTACTAattcaaaatattaaatttattaattaataaatataatatattgaaTTAATAAATGTGGATTTGTTAGTCAACGTTTGAATGCTCATTTCAAGGATTTAATTTGGGAAGTTtgaaaaaatcaatataaaatatttaaaaatactatTTTATGACATTAATGGGTCTATTTATTCTGATTGAGAACTACTATAAAATGACTCATGTAATACTTGAAATATCAAAGCTAGAAATGAAAAAAACCCATACAATGGCTAACACCTTCTCATATGTCCTCTCATCCCTTGTACTAGCTTTTATTCTATTTGTTGCATCTTCCGATGCAACCAACAAAATAGTGGATATCAGTGAGATTTGCAAAACAACTGTAACTCCTTCATTTTGTTCAGCCCTTTTAAACTCCAGCCCAGGTGGAAAAGACCTTGTTAGTCTTACCCAATATATAATTGACGTGGATCGTGCCAATGTGACCAACACAATCACTCTACTCAAATCTTTGATCCAAAAAAGTAAAGATCCAAAGCTAGCAGCCCATTACAAAGATTGCTTGGACATTTATGGGGAAGAAGGTGCTCTTGGCGATGTTGATGACACTCAACGGTCTTTCAATATGAAAGATTATCTTGGTGTGAACATCCACGCAAGTGCTCTCTTTGATCGAGGTGAAGATTGTATTTCAGGGGAGTTTCCGGGACAACCCGGTGTTCATGATCCCTCATTACTTCCAAAATATGCTTTTGTTGTTAAGCAGGTTACTTCAATTATTCTTGTCTTATCAAATGACTTGAGAGGTGCTTGATCAATTGCTGTATATTAATATTTGGATGAAGTTGCAATAAAATGAGTTAGCTACATTTTGAACAAATACTTTTATTCAAccgattttttctcttttcctttttataaatatttgaatTGCAGAGTTTAATTACAAAATATTTGATAAAAACTAAACAAATGATGTCACCTTGATAATTAAGACTAGGGTGTATTGCCCGTTGACAACAAATTAGTTTTGTTCTTTTGCTTTCGTCTTTTCTTCGTGCTTTCGTTGTATTGCCCATTGTCAAGAGGGCTTGTTTCTTGACTTTGATTAGTATATCATctcttttgctttcaaaaaaaataaagactAGGTTGTAATATGATTGGGTTGGTTTGAATTTAGGGTGTTTAATAATCCAAATCAATCAAAAATATTCGGTTTGAGTTGGTTTAAGGTTCTTGATTTTTTGCTTATGGATCCGAACGGAACCAACCCGATCTCAATTGGATTGGTTTGGTTCAGGTGGTtagatttgaaataaaaaaaattaaaaattgcaCAATATTTATTCTATAAATGTGAAAAGTTATCAAACAAATATTGAAACTTCATATAACCCAACATCTTCAAAAGAACAAAATGTTTCATAATCCATGTAATCCAAAATAAACAAGGTAAAAGTAAATCCgtaaatttattgaaatgtaAAACGAGTAAATGTAAATTATGTAATGGAATGAAGCTCCTTGCACTATAtggtattaaaaaaaattaagtacgATTGGGTTGATTCGGATTCGTCGGATATTCAATCCGGCCAAGGACTCATTCCAACCCACCAACATAatatatttggttttgtttGATCGGGTTCACGAATTAGACCATACCCACTTACACGCCTAATGAACACAAAGAAACAGAAGAAATACATAATTAAATTCCTTAATAAATTTTAGTTCTTATCGAAATTGGGCACCACTTAAAGcaacaagcttcacaaagaAGTTGTGTTTGTTCAAAGTTTGAGGCTTCAAATTGCTCATTTGATAATTCATTTACAGCTCGACAAAATAATGTTAGAATCAAAATTGTAAAACACACAAAATCCTATCCTATACTATACActattttttaaacaaaaaagtgGACACTCCTACAAGTGTCACCCActcagttttatttttattttctgattttttagtaATTGAAATATTaagaaatttcatatttttgaaaataatttatgtTTTAATATTGCCTTTAATAGTTCTTAAtgattagaataattaacaaaaatcaattgtgccttttttcaaaaataactattGCAGTAATTTGatatttaatgatttttaataacattagaataagtaataaaaataaattgtgACTTTTGTACCCTTAAGATGTATGCtgacaaagttttttttaattattgttttttttatattataaaatgaattttttaatatatatttatattttatgatttttcaataatttaaatattaactaATTCcatactttttttaaaataatttttttgaaaatgaaaaattaacaataatttttttaaataattaatgtattaatatttcatttaataattattaatgacattaaattaattaacaaaagttAATTGTAACTTTTTTCCAAAAATAActattgtattaatttgacatgtAACTCatctatttcaatttttataaatattaaaaattactaTAAAGTGGATATAAATTAATAGTCATAAAGcaatatgtttaattttattaattatcatACTATAACATTTACTAAttcaatatattataattattgatTAATAAATACGATATATTGAATTAATAAATGTGGATTTGTTAGTCAACGTTTGAATGCTGATCTGAAGGATTCAATTTGGAAAGTTTGGAAAAATCAATATAAAAGtatatctatactatatataaagggaaaGTTTTGACAACTTGGAGGGTAAAACGGGAATTCAATAAATCATTGTACATGAACTAGAGTTTACTCATGGATATTTCAGTAAATCTCAGTATAATAATCAAAGATGAAATCTTGGCCATCTATTACTTTCAATCTTGACCGTTTAATTTCTCTTcctagcctcttcctcttccacattCAAAAGTTACACATTCTCATCAACCTTTTGGGCTTCAACAATCTTTCCACCATCCAACGAATTTACTTTGTATTTAATGGGCATTCCTAAGATCAAATAGGTTGACATTGTTTCTTCATTTTCCACCTTCTCAAGTTCCACTTGATCATTTATCACCTacctcttcaacttcaactatcACCCTATAAAATCTCTTCAACAAGCTTTCCTCACATCACAGCACACATGCAACAGAGAAACATAGTTCTACCAGCCCTCCACAAACCTGAGCCGATTTCGACATGAAGGTATGACTCAGTCACTTTGCTTCAGTCATTTGATTATTTCAATTTCCTAACTCAATATGTTTTCCCTCAAGGTCTTCTTCTCTTGGGAGACTGTGATAGTGTCAATGTTATTTTTTtggtttcatttttgttttattcatatttttaagtgattatgattttctttcatttttgttttattcagATTGGTTTAATTAATTATGAGTTCTTTCTTAAATTGAATGTCAGATTATGATATTGTaggtgaaataaaaaaaactcaaattcaCAAATgtgttttaagaaaaaaattgctTGAGTATAGTTACGACCGTTTTTGTGCAACAATTTTCTGGGATATATGTTGAGTCATTTTCTTTTAGTTGGTGAGTTCATCAAATAATATGTGAACCCATAGCTTGATACTATGTTTAAATTTTGACtttcttaaaaattaaattgcTTATGAATGAGGTTGTTCTtcatgggttttttttttttgcttataaaagaTACAATGACAATTTGAAGCGAGTGAAGAAAGTTAGAAAAGTTTCATttgtatatatatgtttattaaTTCTTTCGGAAGATGGGTAATCTCCGAAATAGCTATTTATGATGCTATGCAATTTGTATAGCCGTCGTACTTATAATATGTATGGGATTAACCGCTTCAATGTGATCTTTTATTTTGGCATTCCCTCACGCTTGGcccaaatgatttttttttttttcgagaaaaaataaaagactaTGCCTGCGCCGTATGAATATTAAGTAATAATAGCATGACACTTCGAGTTCAATATGCaaaaaatggttttttttttcaaaacattcAATTATGTATCGGAAAGGTAGTATGAACAAGGGGTTTAAGAAGATGAATTTCTTAAACTATTTCCACGCACAAACATTGGAAATTTGGTTGCGTGCAGATCGGTATGTTTTTCACACTTAAGTCCTTAAATAATTTTAGctgtatttataaaatataaatttaaaaaaaaccgAAGCATGTTTCCTTTTGTATAGaacaaaacatatttttttgccattcttaaaaaaaagcgtaattttttacatttactggtttttaaatacattaaattttaatcaattaaaaaatgttatatTCCTGTCCTTtttaaatacatatattaataataattttataaaaacaatTACTTATGTATTAccctttttttaaaaatatatataattggtAGAGTTAATTGCGTATTTAACtcctaatatatttattaaatgataGCAACAGTAAGAACAAAATTCTATTACttttatgaaataaattttattagtaaacatatttaatgtttttttttacacatAAAATTTTAGCTAAATAATAGCAACAAATACTACCATAATAcatacatatttaaaaaaacatgttattaGGTAGGTATATTTAAATGTattaaatatacatattttattatcattattcatATTACAAACAGTTGTTAATACAACAAAATTCTAAATCAAATATCCATTATTACAGCGCACAATATTCATTGTGTATGTTGTGATTGAGAAAATTGTGAGCACAGATGATAGAGCAACAACATACACTTGAGTCATTTTGTGATTGTAAAATTAATTGCAATGATTTGTCTGATATGATtctttgttttcaaattttagATGGAAATCATGTTTCTGCCTGGGATCTTTTACCTGAGATATATACATTGTTAATTGCATTATTACATGGCTTTTGGATAATGTAAGTTTCCTCTATTTCCTGGATCATTCAATTGGGTACTGGAGAGAAATAATTTTGTGCTGACTGCTCACCATCATCTATTTGTGCCTGCAAGATTATCTATGCTCGTGCCTACACTTATGAGCATCAGTACAACCTCCTCCTTGGCTTAGCTGCTAAAATGTATGAAGAACCGGTGTGATGTTACTGACATTGAACAGAATTATCTTCAATTGCAATATTATGGGATATGGAGAGTTAACAGAATTGACTTATGGCAGATTGTAGATTCAGTGGTTGCTTTGTATAGGGTGGACTTTTCAGGAAGAGGAGAGCTTGCAGCGCCAGGTATATGAATCGGTCATTTAAATTCCTTTACATCAACATTTTCCCTTCTCTATGTCATTTTTTGCTGATATGAAAAATAACCATTGCAGTCAAAACTGGCACAAATGCTTTCTTGATTGATAAAGATAGCTGCAGAATTCAATGTTGCAGTTTACATGACAAATCAAGGTAAATTCTGCACTTGTGTATGAAACTTCCCCTGTTAATTCTTCCCTCTCAAGCCCCAAAACTGATAGTCTAAATGGTTTTGTTTAAAACAATAAGCAGAAGTACTTGATTTTTAGTTTATGGCTCTATAAGACTAATGCTTATCTACAAAAAAACAATTGTTTTGGTTGCAGTCATCTCTTTAGGTAATGCATAatataccttttcttttcttttttgtcttTGTTCTCCTTTAGGTAATGTTCACTCTAGGTTTCTAAAAATTCTCCATTGGGATGTGTTTGAAACTGAAAATGCTACAGAGATAAGTTTTATCAATTTGATGGGTAGTTCAATTGCCAGTCTACACTCCACTTGGAATTTCAATTGCTATATAGTTAAGATATCCTTAATTTTTTGAATGTTCACTAGCTGCTTTCTTACCATTATGTTGAATGTATTTCCAAATATGCCTTTTGcaatttcaaaatttgattCTATTAATCAGTGATTTGACTGTTATGTTTCTTTGACTTTTTTcagaaattaatttaaaaaacataATGACCCTTATATTAAGGAGTGAAGTTTGCAGTTAAGGTAAGACACCCATCCATAGTATATACATTCAGGAAAAGATCTCAGTCCAGTCATCGCCTGCATGACACCTCCTGATTGGTTGATATAAGAaaaaatcctacatggcatgCATTCCTTCATTCCTATTATCCTACACCTTTCTTCTTAACCTACGCTCATCTCTCTTTAATGTCAATTACTATTATCAAAACGCGTTTCTCCCATCTCTCATCTTTGTTTTACTATTTTGGTATGTTATTTACGGGTGACAGTGTAATGTTTGATTTTTCTTACCATGAAGTATTGTATCTTTGAACAGGTCGTAGCAGGTGAGAACGGAGGCAATAAGTGGTTCTCCCTCTGGATGTCTCTCAGTGGCGTTTGTTCCCTAATTTTCATCTTCACAAGCGGCTAGGTCTTCCATATCTTCACCTTGGCTGACATTATGCCCTCATTGCCATCTCAGGTATCTTCAAGCTGTATTTAGTTTTTTcgtttttcaaatatttttaggTGATTGATTAGTTAGCTGATAAGCTGCTGAATTGATTATTTGATTAGTTGCCTCATATATCACTTTGGATTGTTTACAAAAATTCTTTCATTGATTCCCACTTCAATTAACACCTACCTgtgttattgttattattgctcTGCCATATTTGTTATAATTGGCCAATCTTGCCAACCCATACATCCTGAATTGCTAGAGCCTTCTACTATAAATAAGAAGTAGTTTTGACCAAATCTTCAACactctccatcttcttcaaactgcaatttgaaaagaatattattattagcATTCGAGATAGCTAGCTATTGCTAGAGACATTCTTAAAGACCCAAAAATATTGATCCTTGATGAAGCTACGAGTGCATTGGATGCTAAAAGTGAACATAATGTGAATGTCTGCTTCTGGAAACTACTAGAAGCCAGATGGAAATTACACACACTAAGTGTTAAGTGTGTGGAATATTAAGAAAACTTCAATTTCCATTATATGTAGGGTGTTCTTGGATCTGTTAGATGTGATTCTGCATCAAGGAGAAGTGTCATAGTCATTGCACACAGGTGATACTTTAGTTGTCACTTGTCAGTGTTAATTAGTGGTATTccaattcataattttttagttttgaaaTGTGTGAACTGATTTTACAAGCTTTCTACCATACAAGTAGCTGACAGGATTGTGGTGATGGATAGAGGTCATGTTGTTGAGGTTGGtatatttttctattatattttgaATACCTCAAATATTCTAATCAGTATTCTTTCTTGAGGTTTATTATCTTTCATACATGAGccccactttttttttgtttcattaACAATGTAAAAGTTCACACACATGTTGGGCTAATGCTTCTCTAACAattctcatttctttctttttttc
This portion of the Lotus japonicus ecotype B-129 chromosome 3, LjGifu_v1.2 genome encodes:
- the LOC130749805 gene encoding pectinesterase inhibitor 2-like, whose protein sequence is MKKTHTMANTFSYVLSSLVLAFILFVASSDATNKIVDISEICKTTVTPSFCSALLNSSPGGKDLVSLTQYIIDVDRANVTNTITLLKSLIQKSKDPKLAAHYKDCLDIYGEEGALGDVDDTQRSFNMKDYLGVNIHASALFDRGEDCISGEFPGQPGVHDPSLLPKYAFVVKQVTSIILVLSNDLRGA